A single region of the Armatimonadota bacterium genome encodes:
- the deoB gene encoding phosphopentomutase: MVQRVILLVMDGCGVGAAPDAAQYGDFGVNAPNTLGHLAEAVGGLRLPHLQRLGLGNILPLQGVPPAQPPLAACGKMQERSAGKDTVTGHWEMMGVITSEPFPTYPQGFPPEVIEPFERAIGTKVLGNTPASGTEIIKQLGEEHLRTGYPIVYTSADSVFQIAAHEEVIPLERLYEMCRIARQILQPPHHVQRVIARPFIGKDAASFRRTENRRDFPLPPPYNLIDQLAEAGRKVYGIGVIGQVFAERGFARSVRTGNNAEHLQATLEAMDQPADLIFANFEDFDMLYGHRNDPHGFAKALEEFDAGLERVMEQMRPDDLLILTADHGNDPTTPSTDHSREVVPLLCYSPALKGGVSLGTRSTFADLAATIAEIFRLEPRWGEGSFLGLLK; the protein is encoded by the coding sequence ATGGTACAGCGAGTCATCCTGCTGGTGATGGACGGTTGTGGCGTGGGGGCGGCTCCCGATGCTGCCCAGTATGGCGACTTCGGGGTCAACGCTCCGAACACGCTGGGGCATCTGGCGGAAGCGGTGGGTGGATTGCGCTTGCCCCACTTGCAAAGGCTGGGGCTGGGAAATATCCTCCCCCTGCAAGGCGTACCGCCAGCACAGCCACCGCTCGCCGCCTGTGGAAAGATGCAGGAGCGCTCGGCGGGCAAGGATACGGTGACGGGGCACTGGGAGATGATGGGGGTGATTACCTCTGAGCCCTTCCCGACCTATCCGCAGGGCTTCCCACCGGAGGTGATCGAGCCTTTTGAAAGAGCTATCGGCACGAAGGTACTGGGCAACACTCCCGCTTCCGGCACCGAGATTATCAAGCAGCTGGGTGAAGAGCATCTGCGCACTGGTTATCCCATTGTGTACACCTCGGCGGACAGTGTGTTCCAGATTGCCGCGCACGAAGAGGTAATCCCGCTGGAAAGGCTGTACGAGATGTGCCGAATCGCGAGGCAGATTCTGCAGCCGCCGCATCACGTGCAGAGGGTGATTGCCCGGCCGTTCATCGGCAAGGATGCGGCGTCTTTCAGGCGCACGGAGAACCGCCGGGACTTTCCTCTACCGCCACCTTACAACCTGATAGACCAGCTTGCTGAGGCGGGACGGAAGGTGTACGGCATCGGCGTGATCGGGCAGGTTTTTGCCGAACGCGGATTTGCCCGCTCGGTGCGCACAGGTAACAACGCAGAACACCTGCAAGCTACGCTGGAGGCAATGGATCAACCTGCGGATTTGATTTTCGCCAATTTCGAGGACTTCGACATGCTCTACGGCCACCGCAATGACCCGCATGGGTTCGCGAAGGCACTGGAGGAGTTCGACGCAGGTTTAGAGCGGGTGATGGAGCAAATGCGCCCCGACGACCTGCTTATCCTCACCGCCGACCATGGCAACGACCCGACCACTCCCAGCACCGACCACTCGCGCGAGGTCGTGCCCCTGCTCTGTTACAGCCCTGCCCTGAAGGGCGGGGTGAGCCTGGGCACTCGTTCCACCTTTGCCGACCTCGCCGCCACCATTGCCGAGATATTCCGTCTGGAGCCAAGGTGGGGCGAGGGGAGCTTTCTGGGGTTGCTGAAGTAG
- a CDS encoding nucleotidyltransferase, with translation MKAVVMAGGEGTRLRPLTSRRPKPLVPIMNRPIMEHIILLLKQHGITDIVVTLYYLADEISGYFGNGSDWGVHIEYMVEETPLGTAGAVRQAQELLRDEPFLIVSGDALTDIRLDRLIRYHHSKGAIVTLALAHVPNPREFGVVITDEDGRIQRFLEKPDWSNVFSDTVNTGMYVIDPEVFRLMEPKRSYDWSQDIFPQLLREGKPLYGYIMGEEEYWCDVGTLEQYREAHEQVLENKVHLQLPALEYAPGIWVEPGAQISPEAEIRQPVYIGHHVTIKRFARVGPYSVIGDNSIIEEGAVVEHSVLWDSVYVGTNSHIVSAVVGSHCNIKQDVRVLEGATIGDRVTIGEGSTIRPHLKIWPDKFIEPGSTVTMSLVWGKKWQGSLFRNLGIAGVINVEITPEFATKLAASYGVLLRKGAAVLLSRDSHKSSRAIKHAVMSGLLSVGVNVFDLRSMPVPIARHHIRASGAAGGMNVRIAPYNPKLTLIEFFDKNGIYVSKSMERKIESVFFREDFARTDIEEVGEIEFASRAIEQYQSDFFQHVDSRCLGEARYRVVLDFAFHRMASIFPTILGKMNCEVIALNAYADPERAPHTEQQVQEHLRNLQQIVQTLRADVGVLFESDGERMRIVDAHGDILSDQRLLILYALAASIAYRRARIAVPVTASSVIEPLVTQHGGTVVRTKTDVRSLMGIAVSESEPVFMAGDGEGGFILPQFQPSFDALYAFVKLLELLSRAKTTLHDLAERIPAFFVVKHTVQCPWELKGTVMRVMTKECRDDGKVELIDGIKIYQNGRWALILPDASEPLFHLYAEAESPEAAQGLLERYEKRIEEMKGHGSATSG, from the coding sequence ATGAAAGCTGTTGTGATGGCTGGCGGAGAAGGAACACGGCTGCGTCCTTTGACCTCTCGCCGTCCCAAACCGCTGGTGCCAATTATGAACCGTCCGATTATGGAACATATCATCCTGTTGCTCAAGCAGCACGGTATCACCGATATCGTGGTGACCCTGTATTATCTCGCCGATGAAATCTCCGGGTATTTTGGTAACGGTTCGGACTGGGGAGTGCATATTGAGTACATGGTTGAGGAAACCCCTCTGGGAACGGCGGGGGCGGTGCGTCAGGCGCAAGAGTTACTCCGGGACGAACCGTTTCTCATCGTCTCCGGCGACGCGCTGACGGACATCCGTCTGGACAGACTGATTCGCTATCACCACTCCAAAGGAGCCATCGTCACCCTGGCGCTGGCGCATGTTCCCAACCCGCGCGAATTTGGCGTGGTCATCACCGACGAGGACGGGCGCATCCAGCGATTTCTCGAGAAACCCGACTGGAGCAACGTGTTTTCCGACACAGTAAACACGGGAATGTATGTGATAGACCCTGAAGTGTTCCGATTGATGGAGCCCAAGCGGTCGTACGACTGGAGCCAGGACATCTTCCCACAGCTTCTGCGCGAAGGCAAGCCGTTGTACGGCTATATCATGGGTGAGGAAGAGTACTGGTGTGATGTAGGAACCCTAGAACAGTATCGGGAAGCACACGAGCAGGTGCTGGAAAACAAAGTACATCTCCAGCTGCCAGCTCTGGAATACGCTCCCGGCATCTGGGTGGAACCGGGTGCGCAAATCAGTCCCGAGGCAGAGATCCGCCAGCCGGTGTACATCGGGCACCACGTCACTATCAAGCGATTCGCAAGGGTGGGTCCGTACAGTGTCATCGGCGACAACTCGATTATCGAAGAGGGAGCGGTCGTCGAGCACAGCGTGTTGTGGGATTCGGTGTACGTGGGCACGAACAGCCATATCGTCTCCGCAGTGGTCGGCAGTCACTGCAATATCAAGCAGGATGTGCGCGTACTGGAAGGGGCGACCATCGGTGACCGGGTGACTATCGGAGAAGGCAGCACCATCCGCCCACACCTGAAAATATGGCCCGATAAGTTCATCGAGCCCGGCTCCACGGTGACCATGAGCCTGGTGTGGGGCAAGAAATGGCAGGGTTCCCTCTTCCGCAATCTGGGCATCGCGGGTGTGATTAACGTGGAAATCACCCCCGAATTCGCCACTAAGCTGGCAGCATCGTACGGCGTGCTCTTGCGCAAGGGGGCAGCGGTATTGCTCTCGCGCGACTCGCACAAGTCCTCGCGTGCCATCAAGCACGCGGTGATGAGTGGACTGCTTTCGGTCGGAGTGAACGTCTTTGACCTGCGTTCGATGCCTGTGCCCATAGCCCGCCATCACATTCGAGCCAGCGGGGCAGCAGGCGGGATGAACGTGCGCATCGCCCCGTATAATCCCAAGCTCACGCTGATCGAATTCTTCGACAAGAACGGTATCTACGTCTCCAAGAGCATGGAGCGCAAGATAGAGAGCGTCTTCTTCCGTGAGGACTTTGCACGCACGGATATCGAAGAGGTCGGCGAGATTGAGTTCGCCTCCCGCGCCATCGAGCAGTACCAGTCGGACTTCTTCCAGCATGTGGACTCGCGCTGTTTGGGTGAGGCACGCTACCGGGTGGTGCTGGATTTCGCTTTCCATCGCATGGCGTCTATCTTCCCCACCATTCTGGGCAAGATGAACTGCGAGGTAATTGCGCTCAATGCCTACGCCGACCCCGAACGCGCACCACATACCGAGCAACAGGTGCAGGAGCACCTGCGAAACCTTCAGCAGATTGTACAGACCCTGCGGGCGGACGTGGGGGTTCTGTTCGAGAGCGACGGCGAGCGCATGCGCATTGTAGACGCGCACGGAGATATTCTCTCCGACCAGCGTTTGCTCATCCTGTATGCTCTCGCTGCTTCCATAGCGTACCGGCGCGCACGTATCGCGGTACCGGTCACTGCCTCCAGCGTAATCGAGCCGCTGGTCACCCAGCATGGCGGAACGGTAGTGCGCACCAAAACCGACGTGCGTTCTCTGATGGGTATTGCGGTCTCAGAGAGCGAGCCCGTGTTCATGGCTGGGGACGGCGAGGGCGGTTTCATCCTGCCGCAGTTCCAGCCCTCCTTCGACGCCCTGTACGCTTTTGTGAAGCTTCTGGAGCTGCTTTCCCGGGCAAAAACCACCCTGCACGATCTCGCAGAGCGGATACCTGCTTTCTTCGTGGTGAAGCACACGGTGCAGTGCCCTTGGGAGCTGAAAGGCACGGTGATGCGGGTAATGACCAAAGAGTGTCGCGACGACGGGAAGGTGGAGCTCATCGACGGCATCAAGATATACCAGAATGGGCGCTGGGCGCTCATCTTGCCCGATGCCTCCGAACCGTTGTTCCATCTGTACGCAGAAGCGGAAAGCCCGGAAGCCGCGCAGGGGCTGCTGGAGCGTTACGAAAAGCGCATTGAGGAGATGAAAGGGCATGGCTCCGCCACCAGTGGATAA
- the yegT gene encoding MFS transporter translates to MQEEREGSTIAVALKVMFSQPLLAAMMFLQYAIWGSWEPPLSGYLTEKLGFSGWGLSLIYVALPIMNLLAPITAGQVADRLLPAQRALGIFQLLGGVVMFLLAFQRDLVPMTIFMLVYALLYAPTLALTNSIAFHHLRDPQREFGPIRVWGTIGWIVAGWLLSVMRSNLGSADWQVIDVFVLAGAFSILMGLISFALPHTPPAKEGADPLAFREALVLLKNRSYLTFFIIAFVVATELRLYYMLTFPFLQESGKVVGLTEQSLPAWMTVAQIAEIFTIAFLLPYALPKWGVRNTMLLGIVAWPVRYAVFAITWATYQTAPWMVWVSIAALALHGFCYVFFFVVSFIYTDMVAPKDIRSSAQALINFAVLGVGLIIGGFFAGWLKEIFSTETAPNVVSTNYTGVFLVPTVITILAAIAFALLFRENRHEQAA, encoded by the coding sequence ATGCAAGAGGAGAGAGAAGGCAGCACCATCGCTGTAGCGTTGAAGGTGATGTTCTCGCAGCCGTTACTGGCAGCGATGATGTTCCTGCAGTACGCCATTTGGGGCTCTTGGGAACCTCCGCTGTCCGGTTATCTGACGGAGAAATTGGGGTTCTCCGGGTGGGGGTTGTCGCTAATCTACGTGGCTCTCCCCATCATGAACCTGCTTGCACCCATCACTGCTGGACAGGTAGCAGACCGCTTGCTGCCCGCACAGCGTGCACTGGGTATTTTCCAGCTGCTGGGTGGTGTGGTGATGTTCCTGCTGGCGTTCCAGCGTGACCTGGTGCCGATGACGATATTCATGCTGGTGTATGCTTTGCTCTACGCCCCCACACTGGCTCTGACCAACTCCATCGCCTTCCACCATCTGCGTGACCCGCAGAGAGAGTTCGGTCCGATTCGCGTGTGGGGCACCATTGGCTGGATTGTGGCAGGCTGGTTGTTGAGCGTAATGCGCAGCAACTTGGGCTCTGCGGACTGGCAGGTTATCGACGTGTTTGTTCTGGCGGGAGCGTTTTCTATCCTGATGGGGTTGATTTCGTTTGCCCTGCCTCACACGCCTCCCGCTAAAGAGGGCGCTGACCCGCTGGCGTTCCGTGAGGCGCTGGTACTGCTGAAAAACCGCAGCTACCTGACCTTCTTCATCATCGCCTTTGTGGTCGCCACCGAACTGCGCCTCTACTACATGCTGACCTTCCCCTTCCTGCAAGAGTCGGGTAAGGTGGTCGGTCTGACCGAGCAGAGCCTGCCTGCATGGATGACCGTAGCACAGATTGCGGAGATATTCACCATCGCTTTTCTGCTGCCGTATGCCCTGCCCAAGTGGGGAGTGCGCAACACCATGCTGCTGGGAATTGTGGCATGGCCCGTTCGCTATGCGGTGTTCGCCATCACCTGGGCGACCTATCAGACAGCTCCGTGGATGGTGTGGGTATCCATCGCCGCACTGGCACTGCACGGCTTCTGCTACGTGTTCTTCTTCGTGGTGTCCTTCATCTACACCGACATGGTAGCACCGAAGGACATCCGCTCCTCTGCGCAGGCGTTGATTAACTTCGCCGTGCTGGGCGTGGGGTTGATTATCGGCGGTTTCTTCGCAGGATGGCTGAAGGAGATTTTCTCTACAGAAACTGCGCCCAACGTGGTATCCACCAATTACACGGGCGTCTTCCTGGTGCCGACGGTTATCACCATCCTTGCGGCGATAGCCTTCGCCCTGTTGTTCCGCGAGAACCGCCACGAGCAAGCGGCGTAG
- the recN gene encoding DNA repair protein RecN, protein MLVELSVEQIAIIDRLNLRFEPGLNVLTGETGAGKSILIDALGLALGERAETEMLRAGAEHAQVTAVFDVSASARLAARIQELGATPEDGLLYLTRELFAGGRSQARINGRPVPVATLKAVGDLLVDLHGQHQHQSLFHASEQMRFLDEWCGEKVLSLKAELGECVREMRALQRELSTLQADARERAHLLDLYTFQKQEIEQAHLTPGEEEELLAEERRLAHAEKLFATAETACEMLTAGEPAAVDLLAQAVRALEELLPIDSELQPLVESLQNALYTVQDASAELRAYRDRVEFNPERLSEVQDRLHLIRTLKRKYGDTVEAVLDYLREVTEKMERLQGGEERAEELAVALRQTEEKAQQMAAELSRLRREGARRFEQAVAQELSELAMPRARFEVKLTPKPLETDGADAVEFLIAPNPGEPPRPLSRIASGGELSRVMLAIKSVLAGVEDVPTLVFDEIDIGIGGRTAGVVGEKLHSLSRQRQILCITHLPQIASRARLHLLIEKREAEGRTVTAVTPVEGEARVREIARMLGDTGESALRHAREMLEAAR, encoded by the coding sequence ATGCTGGTGGAGCTCTCTGTAGAACAGATAGCGATTATCGACCGGCTGAACCTGCGCTTCGAGCCGGGTTTGAACGTGCTCACCGGCGAGACGGGCGCAGGCAAGTCCATCCTGATCGACGCATTGGGCCTGGCGCTGGGTGAGCGGGCGGAGACGGAGATGCTGCGCGCGGGCGCAGAACACGCGCAGGTCACCGCCGTGTTTGACGTTTCCGCTTCTGCTCGACTCGCAGCCCGAATACAGGAACTGGGCGCTACCCCAGAGGATGGTCTGTTATACCTGACGCGCGAGCTGTTCGCGGGTGGTCGTTCGCAGGCGAGGATCAACGGTCGCCCCGTACCCGTTGCCACCTTGAAAGCGGTGGGCGACCTGCTGGTGGATTTACATGGTCAGCACCAGCACCAGTCGCTGTTCCATGCCAGCGAGCAGATGCGCTTTCTGGACGAGTGGTGTGGTGAGAAGGTGCTCTCCCTGAAAGCGGAACTGGGCGAATGTGTGCGCGAGATGCGCGCTCTGCAACGCGAGCTCAGCACTCTGCAAGCAGATGCCCGCGAAAGGGCACATCTGCTGGACCTGTACACCTTTCAGAAGCAGGAGATTGAGCAGGCGCACCTGACTCCCGGCGAGGAGGAGGAACTGCTCGCAGAAGAGCGTCGTCTGGCGCACGCCGAAAAGCTATTTGCCACTGCCGAGACCGCCTGCGAAATGCTAACGGCAGGTGAGCCCGCTGCGGTAGACCTGCTGGCGCAGGCGGTACGTGCGCTGGAGGAGCTCCTGCCCATCGACTCCGAACTGCAACCGCTGGTGGAAAGCCTGCAAAACGCTCTCTATACGGTGCAGGACGCCTCTGCCGAGCTGCGTGCCTATCGCGACCGCGTGGAGTTCAATCCTGAACGCCTGAGCGAGGTACAGGACCGGCTGCACCTCATCCGCACGCTAAAGCGCAAGTACGGCGACACCGTAGAGGCGGTGCTGGATTACCTGCGCGAAGTGACCGAAAAGATGGAGCGACTGCAGGGAGGCGAGGAGCGTGCGGAGGAGCTGGCAGTCGCGCTGAGGCAGACGGAGGAGAAAGCACAGCAGATGGCAGCGGAGCTGAGCAGGCTACGCCGTGAAGGGGCGCGACGCTTCGAGCAGGCAGTGGCACAGGAGCTGAGCGAATTAGCCATGCCTCGCGCTCGCTTCGAGGTGAAGCTCACGCCGAAACCTCTGGAAACCGATGGCGCGGACGCGGTGGAGTTCCTGATCGCGCCCAACCCGGGTGAGCCGCCGCGACCGCTGTCCAGAATCGCCTCCGGCGGGGAGCTATCGCGCGTGATGCTGGCGATTAAAAGCGTGCTGGCAGGAGTGGAAGACGTGCCCACCCTGGTGTTCGACGAGATCGACATCGGCATCGGTGGGCGTACAGCAGGGGTCGTGGGCGAGAAACTGCATTCCCTCAGTCGACAGCGACAAATACTGTGCATCACCCATCTGCCCCAGATAGCCAGCCGTGCCCGACTGCACCTGCTCATCGAGAAGCGCGAGGCGGAGGGGCGTACGGTGACCGCCGTGACCCCTGTGGAGGGCGAAGCCCGCGTGCGCGAGATCGCGCGTATGTTAGGCGATACCGGCGAAAGTGCACTGCGCCACGCTCGAGAAATGCTGGAAGCGGCACGTTAA
- the nadK gene encoding NAD kinase: protein MIQRVGLIVHTDKPDALRFTREAVEWLQAQGLQTYLEPEIARALGMPEYQCDEATLCRSDLLIAVGGDGTILRASHLAAPRGIPILGVHLGRFGFIAQIKPHELHTAMARVQAGDYTLEKRLMVRAVAYRAGKPICDALALNDVVVTKGAVARMITLKTFVNDTFLATYSADGLVVATPTGSTAYSLSAGGAIVDPACEVLLLTPICAHTLSARPLILPAEKQVRVVVTADDGDFHLQADGGEAVSLRSGDEVHVFRAQERTHLIVFDADEFYTKLRDRLLWGERVNV from the coding sequence ATGATACAGCGTGTGGGGCTGATAGTACACACGGACAAGCCGGATGCCCTGCGCTTCACCCGCGAGGCGGTGGAGTGGCTGCAGGCGCAGGGACTTCAGACCTATCTGGAGCCAGAGATTGCTCGTGCGCTGGGGATGCCCGAATACCAGTGTGACGAAGCGACACTTTGCCGGAGCGACCTGCTCATTGCGGTGGGAGGCGACGGTACCATTCTGCGCGCCAGCCACCTTGCAGCGCCGCGCGGGATACCGATTTTGGGAGTGCATTTGGGGCGTTTTGGGTTCATCGCGCAGATTAAACCCCATGAACTGCATACCGCCATGGCGAGGGTGCAGGCTGGGGATTACACCCTTGAGAAAAGGCTCATGGTGCGGGCGGTTGCCTACCGTGCCGGCAAGCCGATCTGCGACGCGCTTGCGCTGAACGATGTGGTGGTGACCAAGGGAGCGGTCGCTCGTATGATCACCCTGAAAACCTTCGTCAACGATACCTTCCTCGCCACCTATTCCGCCGACGGGCTGGTAGTGGCAACACCAACGGGTTCCACTGCCTACTCACTTTCGGCGGGAGGGGCGATCGTGGACCCTGCCTGCGAGGTGCTGTTGCTGACACCGATATGCGCTCACACGCTCAGCGCGCGCCCATTGATATTGCCCGCTGAGAAGCAAGTGAGGGTGGTAGTGACCGCTGATGATGGCGATTTCCATCTGCAGGCAGACGGTGGGGAAGCGGTCAGCTTGCGTTCTGGGGATGAGGTCCATGTCTTCCGCGCTCAGGAGCGCACCCACCTGATTGTGTTTGATGCCGACGAGTTCTACACCAAACTGCGCGACCGCCTGCTGTGGGGAGAGAGGGTCAACGTGTAG
- the ispH gene encoding 4-hydroxy-3-methylbut-2-enyl diphosphate reductase yields the protein MERIILASPRGFCAGVSYAIEVLNLAIEAYGTPLYMRHAIVHNEHVVRSFERRGVIFVEEISEIPPGSTVVFSAHGVSPKVRQQAAERNLHVIDATCPLVSKVHREVQRFASQGYHILYIGHAGHVEATGTMGHAPGQITLVQTVEDAERVEVPEGKLAVATQTTLSLYEVERIMAVLRRRFPHLETPPKEDICYATTNRQNAVRELARRSDLILVIGSRTSSNSNRLCEVAREQGVPAYLLLEPEEVLPQWRTDYRVVGVTSGASTPESSVEAIVGELLKGQEHVPVHTLETVEENVVFLPPRTLIARATQGASSAEG from the coding sequence ATGGAACGTATCATTTTGGCTTCACCGCGTGGATTTTGCGCAGGGGTATCGTACGCCATAGAGGTGCTGAACCTGGCGATAGAGGCGTACGGCACGCCGCTGTATATGCGCCATGCCATCGTGCACAACGAACACGTGGTGCGCTCGTTCGAGCGGCGGGGTGTTATCTTCGTAGAGGAGATCTCAGAAATCCCGCCGGGGTCAACGGTTGTTTTCAGCGCGCATGGCGTGTCGCCGAAGGTACGTCAGCAAGCGGCAGAGCGCAACCTGCACGTCATCGACGCCACCTGCCCACTGGTTTCCAAAGTGCACCGCGAGGTGCAGCGTTTCGCCTCACAGGGCTACCACATCCTCTACATTGGGCATGCGGGGCACGTGGAAGCGACGGGCACGATGGGACATGCACCCGGGCAGATTACGCTGGTGCAGACGGTGGAAGACGCCGAGCGGGTAGAGGTACCGGAGGGTAAACTGGCGGTAGCTACCCAAACCACTCTGAGCCTGTATGAAGTAGAGCGCATCATGGCAGTGCTCAGACGCCGTTTCCCACACCTCGAAACGCCTCCGAAAGAGGACATCTGCTACGCCACCACCAATCGCCAGAACGCGGTGAGGGAGCTGGCAAGGAGGAGCGACCTGATACTGGTCATCGGCAGCCGCACCAGCAGCAACTCTAACCGATTGTGCGAGGTCGCGCGAGAGCAAGGAGTGCCTGCTTATCTGCTGCTGGAGCCTGAAGAAGTGCTGCCCCAGTGGCGTACCGATTACCGCGTGGTGGGTGTGACCAGCGGCGCATCCACCCCTGAAAGCTCGGTGGAAGCGATTGTGGGGGAACTGCTCAAAGGACAGGAGCATGTTCCTGTGCACACGCTGGAGACCGTTGAGGAAAACGTTGTTTTTCTTCCTCCACGCACCCTTATCGCCAGAGCGACGCAGGGAGCATCCTCTGCGGAAGGCTAA